From a single Arthrobacter sp. SLBN-112 genomic region:
- the smpB gene encoding SsrA-binding protein SmpB, producing MPKESGRKVVATNRKARHDYHVLDTYEAGIALMGTEVKSLREGHASMVDGFCTFYNDELWMEAIHIPEYNQGSWTNHAARRRRKLLLHREELIKISHKVRESGYTIVPLQLYFVDGKAKVEIGVARGKREYDKRQTLREQQDNREAQREMRERNRRR from the coding sequence GTGCCTAAAGAAAGTGGCCGTAAGGTGGTGGCCACCAACCGCAAGGCCCGGCACGATTATCACGTGCTGGACACTTACGAGGCCGGCATCGCGTTGATGGGCACCGAAGTGAAGTCCCTGCGCGAGGGCCACGCCTCCATGGTGGACGGATTCTGCACGTTCTACAACGACGAGTTGTGGATGGAAGCCATCCACATTCCCGAGTACAACCAGGGCAGCTGGACCAACCACGCGGCCCGCCGACGCCGCAAACTGCTCCTGCACCGGGAAGAACTCATCAAGATCTCCCACAAGGTGCGGGAGTCCGGATACACGATTGTTCCCCTCCAGCTCTACTTTGTGGACGGCAAGGCGAAGGTGGAAATCGGTGTGGCCCGCGGTAAGCGGGAGTACGACAAGCGGCAGACCCTCCGCGAACAGCAGGACAACCGCGAAGCGCAGCGGGAAATGCGGGAGCGCAACCGCCGCCGCTAG
- a CDS encoding fluoride efflux transporter FluC, whose product MPTGRAWLAVAVGGLIGSELRYGLGLAFPDVPGSVPWATLAINISGSFVLATLTTVWMARPHTAFWLRAGIGPGLLGSFTTFSAAIFASDQLARAGAHPVWILYLGLSLGLGLAAAGLGWRSGRLIARNLGLQ is encoded by the coding sequence ATGCCCACCGGCCGCGCGTGGCTGGCTGTCGCCGTCGGCGGCCTGATCGGCAGTGAGCTGCGCTACGGGCTGGGGCTGGCGTTTCCGGACGTGCCCGGCTCGGTCCCGTGGGCCACGCTGGCCATCAACATCAGCGGCAGTTTCGTCCTCGCAACGCTGACCACCGTCTGGATGGCACGCCCGCATACGGCGTTCTGGCTGCGAGCCGGGATAGGGCCGGGCCTGCTGGGCTCCTTCACCACGTTTTCAGCGGCGATTTTCGCCTCGGACCAGTTGGCCCGCGCAGGTGCACACCCCGTTTGGATCCTGTATCTGGGATTGTCACTGGGTCTCGGTCTGGCGGCTGCCGGCCTGGGCTGGCGTTCCGGAAGGCTTATTGCCCGGAACCTCGGGCTGCAATGA
- a CDS encoding pyridoxamine 5'-phosphate oxidase family protein, whose amino-acid sequence MTDSPAGSQTEILNAEECWRYLRSSYIGRLAVINGDIPEIFPVNFSVTGETLVFRTAPGTKLRALLRGTVAALEVDGLNPYATEVWSVVAKGRPQPFDETTMRLPAGDADREPWEPGIKDHLVAITPTDVTGRRFPVRPRSRWWPPVDFSADWL is encoded by the coding sequence ATGACTGACTCCCCCGCAGGGTCTCAAACAGAAATACTGAACGCCGAGGAATGCTGGCGGTACCTTCGGTCCTCCTATATCGGCCGGCTGGCGGTCATCAACGGTGACATTCCCGAGATTTTTCCCGTGAACTTTTCCGTTACCGGAGAAACCCTGGTGTTCCGCACGGCACCCGGGACCAAGCTTCGGGCCCTGCTCCGCGGCACAGTTGCCGCCCTGGAGGTGGACGGACTCAACCCGTATGCCACGGAGGTCTGGAGCGTTGTTGCCAAAGGCAGGCCACAGCCCTTTGATGAAACCACCATGCGCCTTCCGGCCGGCGACGCCGACCGGGAACCGTGGGAGCCGGGGATCAAGGACCATCTGGTGGCCATTACCCCCACTGATGTCACGGGCCGCCGGTTCCCGGTCAGGCCGCGTTCCCGCTGGTGGCCGCCCGTCGATTTCTCAGCCGACTGGCTGTAG
- a CDS encoding HAD-IA family hydrolase codes for MIGSPTAAAARPPFDAVIFDLDGVVTNTALVHQAAWKDAFERILHDPRVPLDANRAPLSRADYLTFIDGMPREEGVVRFLAARGVQVEKGQETDEAGTWTGFGLGAWKNELFLQHLRADGVQSYPGTLELLRRLKEAAVPTAVVTSSRNAGVVLEAAAIQDLFRAVMDGTTAARLGLRGKPAPDIFLEAAARLGVAPPHAVVVEDSTAGVEAARQGGFGLVVGIDRTGNRRQLEAAGADTVLNDVGELDLGQVIGNAWHLVYEGFDAAHEGHREALTTLGNGYMGVRGAAPEGGNFSYAGMYLAGVYNRVQVRAAGETLLEEHMVNAPDCLPLDLRLAGQQWWSEGGMGPVREHRFLDLKRAVLERRLLLESADHRRLEVVQTRFVSMAEPHLLVLETVITALGWSGEVEVRSGVNAGVRNANLPEPAQGSDLHLADRTASRRSSPERLQDVASVVEVETTQSLIRIAAAYRTYVSANPAAIEDGRRGGFHFQTLLLPLDAGTAVRITKTVAVVTSRDRAISSPETGARAVLERTGGDFDSLLAAHEEAWRRELRPFLVEIDAPVQVRLVLNLHIFHLLQTLTHHTAELDAGVTARGLHGEGYRGHVFWDELFVLPVLTSKTPEVARSVIDYRWRRLPAARQAAALEGLAGAKFPWQSASDGTEETPKWLYNDRSGRWVKDHSHLQVHSGLAVAFNAWQYFQATGNKIWLLQKGAELVVEVARFFRSLADYDQQGGRYHLRGVVGPDEYHTGYPGTDIPGLDDNAYTNVMAAWVCSQAGGIMDFLHGSERAGLMERLGVTEEETAGWSHMGTAMYVPFHDDGVISQFEGYGGLKELDWEHYRDRYGDIERLDLILEAEDDTTNCYKLAKQADVLMLPYLLGHEGLAATLQRLQYGFTHEQLNKTIEYYLARTAHGSTLSRVAHASVLAGLDADRAWDSFREALDADLDDTQHGTTRAGIHLGAMAGTIDVVQRSFAGLRFSGDTILFAPNLPTGLRAVAFEVLYRGHRLRVHLKGEDMSIASAPGDAGPIKVQVHGIVEVLPPGQTLHFPLPARTSEVVAP; via the coding sequence ATGATCGGGTCTCCCACCGCCGCTGCTGCCAGGCCACCCTTTGATGCCGTCATTTTCGACCTGGACGGCGTGGTCACCAACACGGCGCTGGTCCATCAAGCTGCCTGGAAAGACGCGTTCGAGCGCATCCTGCATGATCCAAGAGTGCCTCTGGACGCCAACCGCGCCCCGCTCAGCAGGGCGGACTACCTTACCTTCATTGACGGTATGCCGCGCGAGGAGGGGGTGGTGCGGTTCCTGGCCGCCAGGGGAGTGCAGGTTGAAAAGGGACAGGAGACGGATGAAGCGGGCACCTGGACCGGGTTCGGCCTGGGCGCATGGAAGAACGAGCTGTTCCTGCAGCACCTGCGGGCCGACGGCGTCCAGAGTTACCCGGGGACCCTTGAATTGCTGCGGAGGCTCAAAGAGGCGGCAGTGCCTACGGCGGTGGTCACCTCAAGCCGCAACGCCGGGGTGGTCCTGGAAGCGGCGGCCATCCAGGATCTCTTCCGGGCAGTGATGGACGGAACGACGGCGGCACGGCTGGGCCTGCGCGGAAAGCCGGCGCCGGACATCTTCCTTGAGGCCGCAGCACGGCTGGGCGTGGCCCCACCGCACGCCGTGGTGGTCGAGGATTCGACGGCAGGGGTTGAGGCAGCCCGGCAGGGAGGCTTCGGCCTCGTGGTTGGAATCGACCGCACCGGCAACCGCCGGCAATTGGAGGCGGCCGGCGCCGACACTGTCCTCAACGATGTGGGGGAGCTGGACCTGGGACAGGTCATCGGCAATGCCTGGCACCTGGTTTATGAAGGCTTCGACGCCGCACACGAGGGCCATCGGGAGGCCCTCACCACCTTGGGCAACGGCTACATGGGCGTCCGGGGAGCGGCGCCCGAAGGCGGGAATTTCAGCTACGCGGGAATGTACCTCGCCGGCGTCTACAACCGTGTCCAGGTAAGGGCAGCTGGTGAGACGCTGCTGGAAGAGCACATGGTCAACGCACCCGACTGCCTCCCGCTCGATCTGCGCCTGGCCGGCCAGCAGTGGTGGTCCGAAGGCGGGATGGGCCCGGTCCGCGAGCACAGGTTCCTTGACCTCAAACGGGCAGTGCTCGAGCGCCGGCTGCTGCTGGAGAGCGCCGACCACCGCCGGCTGGAAGTGGTGCAGACCCGCTTCGTTTCCATGGCTGAACCCCATCTGCTGGTCTTGGAGACGGTGATCACCGCCCTGGGCTGGAGCGGGGAGGTGGAAGTACGCAGCGGGGTCAACGCCGGTGTCCGCAACGCGAACCTGCCCGAACCTGCCCAAGGCTCCGACCTCCACCTGGCTGACAGGACGGCCTCCCGCCGCTCCAGCCCGGAGCGCCTCCAGGACGTTGCTTCCGTCGTCGAAGTGGAAACCACACAGAGCCTCATCCGGATCGCCGCGGCCTATCGAACGTACGTCTCCGCGAACCCGGCGGCAATTGAGGATGGCAGAAGAGGAGGCTTCCATTTCCAAACTCTTCTGCTGCCGCTTGATGCCGGCACCGCAGTGCGGATCACCAAGACGGTGGCAGTAGTGACGTCCCGTGACCGTGCCATCTCCTCGCCGGAGACGGGAGCCCGTGCTGTCCTGGAGCGTACTGGTGGTGACTTCGACTCGCTGCTGGCCGCGCACGAGGAGGCCTGGCGGCGCGAACTGCGTCCCTTCCTGGTGGAGATCGATGCCCCGGTCCAGGTTCGCCTGGTCCTGAACCTGCACATCTTCCATCTGCTTCAGACGTTGACACACCACACGGCCGAGCTGGACGCCGGCGTGACTGCGCGCGGACTCCACGGCGAGGGGTACCGTGGCCACGTCTTCTGGGATGAGCTGTTTGTCCTGCCGGTACTGACCTCAAAGACGCCTGAGGTTGCCAGGTCCGTGATCGATTACAGGTGGCGGCGGCTTCCCGCCGCCCGGCAGGCCGCGGCTCTGGAAGGCCTGGCAGGGGCAAAGTTTCCTTGGCAAAGCGCCAGCGACGGAACCGAGGAAACACCAAAATGGTTGTACAACGACAGGTCCGGCAGGTGGGTCAAGGACCACTCGCACCTGCAGGTGCACTCGGGACTGGCCGTCGCCTTCAATGCCTGGCAGTATTTCCAGGCCACCGGGAACAAGATCTGGCTCCTCCAGAAAGGGGCTGAACTCGTGGTCGAGGTTGCCCGGTTCTTCCGTTCACTGGCGGACTACGACCAGCAAGGCGGCCGGTACCACCTGCGCGGCGTCGTGGGACCGGACGAGTACCATACCGGTTACCCAGGCACCGACATACCGGGCCTGGACGACAACGCCTACACCAATGTCATGGCGGCCTGGGTCTGCTCCCAGGCAGGAGGAATCATGGACTTCCTCCACGGCAGCGAGCGCGCCGGACTCATGGAACGCCTGGGCGTCACGGAAGAGGAAACCGCGGGATGGTCGCACATGGGAACGGCGATGTACGTCCCGTTTCATGATGACGGCGTCATCAGCCAGTTCGAGGGATACGGGGGGTTGAAGGAACTTGACTGGGAGCATTACCGGGACAGGTACGGCGACATCGAGCGGCTGGACCTCATCCTGGAAGCAGAGGATGACACCACCAACTGCTACAAGCTGGCCAAACAGGCAGATGTCCTGATGCTCCCTTACCTGTTGGGCCACGAAGGGCTCGCCGCCACCCTTCAACGGCTGCAGTATGGCTTTACGCATGAACAACTCAACAAAACCATCGAGTATTACCTGGCCAGGACCGCGCACGGGTCCACGCTGAGCAGGGTTGCCCACGCGTCCGTCCTTGCCGGCCTGGACGCGGACCGTGCGTGGGACAGCTTCCGCGAGGCGCTCGACGCCGATCTTGACGATACCCAGCACGGCACCACGCGCGCGGGTATCCATTTGGGCGCGATGGCAGGAACCATCGACGTGGTGCAGCGCAGCTTTGCGGGGCTGCGGTTCAGCGGTGACACCATCCTGTTCGCCCCAAACCTCCCCACAGGGCTGCGCGCCGTCGCTTTTGAGGTCCTGTACCGGGGGCACCGCCTCCGCGTGCACCTCAAGGGGGAAGACATGAGCATCGCCTCTGCCCCCGGGGACGCCGGGCCGATCAAGGTGCAGGTGCACGGCATCGTTGAAGTCCTTCCTCCCGGCCAGACCCTGCACTTCCCGTTGCCTGCCAGGACCTCGGAGGTGGTGGCGCCGTGA
- a CDS encoding S1C family serine protease: protein MDQAREPIPTGDEDVLDSYSQTVMRVAAAVTPHVAAIEMTAKRGNGRVRVGAGSAVLFTQDGYLLTNSHVVAGTRHGFAAFGDGSRMDLELVGADPLSDLAVVHGSRPKVPPAEFGAAETLRVGQLVVAVGNPLGLAGSVTAGVVSGLGRAIPVWSGGNRRVIEDVIQTDAALNPGNSGGALADSHARIVGINTAVAGAGLGLAIPINATTRRIISALLSDGRVRRAYLGLVSTPIQLNPSAVIRSGRREGLRIVEVLSGSPADKAGLSAGDIIVTAGGRPVSNAESLQRLLFSDAIGEPLDVAVLRDGTELHLTAVPEEMTGNGPA, encoded by the coding sequence ATGGACCAGGCGCGGGAACCCATACCCACCGGGGACGAGGACGTCCTGGACTCGTACTCGCAAACCGTCATGCGGGTGGCAGCAGCCGTTACGCCGCACGTGGCAGCGATCGAAATGACCGCAAAAAGGGGCAACGGCAGGGTCAGGGTGGGCGCGGGCTCGGCGGTGCTCTTCACGCAGGACGGCTACCTGCTCACCAATTCACATGTCGTGGCCGGCACCCGGCACGGTTTTGCCGCGTTCGGAGACGGCAGCCGGATGGACCTGGAGCTGGTGGGAGCCGACCCCCTGTCAGATCTCGCCGTGGTCCACGGTTCGCGGCCCAAGGTGCCGCCCGCCGAATTCGGCGCGGCAGAGACGCTGCGCGTGGGCCAGTTGGTGGTCGCCGTCGGAAATCCGCTGGGCCTGGCGGGTTCAGTGACCGCGGGCGTGGTCAGTGGCCTGGGCCGGGCCATCCCGGTCTGGTCGGGCGGCAACCGGCGGGTCATCGAGGACGTCATCCAGACAGATGCTGCCCTGAATCCCGGAAATTCCGGTGGAGCGCTGGCGGATAGCCATGCCAGGATTGTTGGCATCAACACCGCCGTGGCCGGCGCCGGCCTGGGCCTGGCCATCCCGATCAACGCCACCACCCGCAGGATCATCTCCGCACTGTTGTCGGACGGGAGGGTGCGCCGCGCCTACCTGGGGCTTGTGAGCACCCCTATCCAGCTCAACCCGAGCGCCGTGATCCGCAGCGGGCGGCGGGAAGGGCTCCGCATCGTCGAAGTGCTGTCCGGTTCGCCGGCCGACAAGGCAGGCCTGTCCGCAGGCGACATTATTGTCACCGCCGGAGGCCGCCCCGTCAGCAACGCCGAAAGCCTGCAGCGGCTCCTGTTTTCCGATGCCATCGGCGAGCCGCTCGATGTGGCCGTGCTGCGTGACGGTACCGAGCTGCACCTCACCGCTGTCCCGGAGGAAATGACGGGCAACGGCCCGGCTTGA
- a CDS encoding ATP-dependent 6-phosphofructokinase: MKRLGILTSGGDCPGVNAVIRGAVLAGDIAHGYEFLGFKDGWRGVLEQDVVPLPRTSVRGISRLGGTILGTSRTNPLLGGGIDGVRACLRNNELEGLVAIGGEGTLAAAQELCAQGINVVGVPKTIDNDLGATDYTFGFDSAVQTATEAIDRLRTTGESHHRCMVAEVMGRNAGWIALHSGMATGAHAILIPEHPVSLDQVCSWVLSARDRGRAPLVVVAEAFAPEGHAAPYAPRGLDTFGRPRLGGIGLLLEGELQIRTGIETRATVLGHIQRGGEPTSFDRVLATRLGLAAVESAAAGRWGTMVSLRGTDIVNVGLEEALGELKVVPEARYQEAAVLFG, encoded by the coding sequence GTGAAGCGGCTGGGAATCCTTACCAGTGGTGGTGACTGCCCGGGCGTGAACGCCGTGATCCGGGGAGCAGTGCTGGCCGGGGACATTGCGCATGGCTACGAATTCCTGGGGTTCAAGGACGGGTGGCGGGGCGTCCTGGAGCAGGACGTTGTCCCGTTGCCCCGGACGAGTGTCCGCGGGATCTCGCGCCTGGGCGGAACCATCCTGGGCACCTCGCGGACCAATCCTCTGCTGGGTGGCGGCATCGATGGTGTCCGTGCCTGCTTGCGGAACAACGAACTCGAGGGCCTGGTTGCCATTGGGGGAGAGGGGACACTGGCGGCGGCACAGGAGCTTTGTGCACAAGGCATCAACGTGGTGGGAGTGCCCAAGACCATCGATAACGACCTCGGCGCCACGGACTACACTTTCGGCTTCGATTCTGCGGTCCAGACCGCCACCGAGGCGATCGACCGGCTGCGGACCACCGGTGAATCGCACCACCGCTGCATGGTGGCCGAAGTCATGGGCCGCAACGCGGGTTGGATTGCACTGCATTCCGGGATGGCGACGGGCGCGCACGCCATCCTGATACCTGAACATCCGGTGTCCCTTGACCAGGTCTGTTCCTGGGTGTTGTCAGCGCGTGACCGTGGCAGGGCACCCCTTGTGGTGGTGGCCGAGGCCTTTGCTCCCGAGGGGCACGCGGCACCTTACGCGCCCCGCGGCCTGGATACTTTCGGGCGGCCGCGCCTCGGTGGCATCGGGCTGCTCCTGGAAGGGGAACTGCAGATACGGACCGGCATCGAAACGCGGGCCACTGTCCTGGGCCACATCCAGCGCGGCGGCGAACCTACATCCTTCGACCGTGTCCTCGCCACCAGGCTTGGCCTCGCGGCCGTCGAATCCGCCGCGGCCGGCAGGTGGGGCACCATGGTTTCGCTGCGGGGCACGGACATCGTCAACGTCGGACTGGAGGAAGCGCTGGGAGAGCTGAAGGTGGTCCCGGAAGCCCGGTATCAGGAGGCCGCCGTCCTGTTCGGTTGA
- a CDS encoding fluoride efflux transporter FluC produces the protein MITAALVGVFGVAGALLRFAIDSWFAHHSSIRSVRTAGHAALHWPWATLVVNVVGCFIIGLAHGLTARLGLGAEWQVGLATGLAGGLTTFSSWTTATIRLLSEARFGSAALNVAVNLGLGFAAAAAGIALAA, from the coding sequence ATGATCACGGCAGCCCTGGTGGGAGTCTTTGGCGTGGCCGGCGCACTCCTGCGGTTCGCGATCGACAGCTGGTTCGCGCACCACAGCAGCATCCGCAGCGTCCGCACGGCTGGCCATGCGGCACTGCACTGGCCCTGGGCCACGCTGGTGGTCAACGTTGTGGGGTGCTTCATCATCGGCCTGGCACATGGGCTGACTGCCAGGCTTGGACTGGGCGCGGAATGGCAGGTGGGCCTGGCCACGGGACTGGCCGGCGGACTCACCACCTTCAGCTCGTGGACCACCGCCACCATCCGTTTGCTCAGCGAAGCCCGGTTCGGTTCAGCGGCCCTGAACGTGGCAGTCAACCTGGGCCTTGGGTTTGCCGCCGCGGCCGCGGGGATTGCGCTGGCCGCCTAG
- a CDS encoding zinc-dependent alcohol dehydrogenase family protein: MKALVYGGPGDKSWTDVPDPRIQQPGDVIVKVDTTTICGTDLHILKGDVPAVEKGRILGHEGVGTVVETGPSVTGLKVNDRVIISCIKSCGHCANCKAGLYSHCLGSEGQEGTGWIFGHLIDGTQAEYVRVPYAENSLHLLPSGVSDEQAVMLSDILPTGFEIGVQYGRVKPGDTVAVVGAGPVGLAAITTAGLYGAATIVAIDLDPNRLEKAREFGATDTVLSGSSDWREQVLALSGGQGVDVAIEAVGVPGTFAMCTDIVRPGGSVANVGVHGKPVELHLENLWIQNINISMGLVNTNTTPMLLKLVAQGKIRAEKFATHHFGFDQFLDAYDTFSRAAETKALKVILKS; the protein is encoded by the coding sequence ATGAAAGCTCTCGTCTACGGCGGACCCGGTGACAAGTCATGGACGGATGTTCCGGACCCCCGGATCCAGCAACCCGGCGACGTCATCGTCAAAGTCGACACCACCACGATCTGCGGCACAGACCTGCATATCCTCAAGGGCGACGTTCCCGCCGTCGAAAAAGGCCGGATCCTGGGCCACGAAGGAGTGGGAACGGTGGTGGAAACGGGTCCTTCGGTGACCGGACTGAAGGTAAACGACCGCGTGATCATCTCGTGCATCAAGTCATGCGGCCATTGTGCCAACTGCAAGGCGGGCCTCTACTCGCACTGCCTGGGGAGTGAGGGGCAGGAAGGCACCGGGTGGATCTTCGGACACCTGATCGACGGGACACAGGCCGAATACGTCCGGGTGCCCTATGCCGAAAATTCGCTGCACCTGCTGCCTTCGGGGGTCAGCGACGAACAGGCCGTGATGCTTTCCGATATCCTTCCCACCGGATTCGAGATCGGCGTCCAGTACGGCCGGGTGAAGCCCGGCGACACCGTTGCCGTGGTGGGCGCGGGTCCCGTGGGCCTGGCAGCGATCACCACCGCAGGACTGTACGGCGCGGCCACCATTGTGGCCATCGACCTCGACCCCAACCGCCTGGAGAAGGCAAGGGAGTTCGGCGCCACGGACACGGTCCTTTCCGGCAGCAGTGACTGGCGGGAACAGGTCCTGGCCCTTTCAGGCGGACAGGGTGTCGATGTGGCCATCGAAGCTGTCGGCGTCCCGGGAACATTTGCCATGTGCACCGACATCGTGCGGCCTGGCGGATCCGTAGCGAACGTTGGAGTGCACGGAAAGCCGGTGGAGCTGCACCTGGAAAACCTCTGGATCCAGAACATCAACATCAGCATGGGGCTGGTGAACACCAACACCACCCCCATGCTGCTTAAGCTGGTGGCCCAGGGAAAGATCAGGGCGGAAAAATTCGCCACCCACCATTTTGGGTTCGACCAGTTCCTTGATGCCTACGACACGTTCTCCCGGGCCGCCGAAACCAAGGCGCTCAAGGTGATCCTCAAGTCCTGA
- a CDS encoding zinc-dependent alcohol dehydrogenase family protein: protein MRAWWVNGPGPISARPLVQGLRDTPTPAAHELLVEVTVCGVCRTDLHLAEGDLAPHRPHTVPGHEAVGVVVETGAGCSRFRTGDRVGVAWLGGVCGTCDYCRRGDENLCLTPLFTGWDRDGGYAEYLTVLEDFAYRLPPGFPDEQAAPLLCSGIIGYRALKRAALPVGGRLGIYGFGSSAHITAQLALKQGASVFVMTRSEDARLLALELGADYVGEAYDQPPVPLDSAILFAPVGDLVPAALRALDRGGTLAIAGIHLTDIPVLNYGRELFFERQLRSVTANTRADGREFLALAARLSLALTTTAYPFKAADQALEDLAADRITGSAVLRVRPER, encoded by the coding sequence GTGCGCGCCTGGTGGGTGAACGGGCCGGGCCCCATCTCCGCCCGTCCGCTGGTTCAGGGGCTCCGTGACACTCCCACGCCTGCGGCCCACGAACTGCTGGTGGAAGTGACTGTCTGCGGTGTTTGCCGCACGGACCTCCATCTAGCGGAAGGAGACCTGGCCCCGCACCGTCCGCACACAGTGCCCGGGCACGAGGCAGTGGGCGTCGTCGTTGAAACAGGGGCTGGCTGCTCCCGTTTCAGGACGGGTGACAGGGTGGGCGTCGCGTGGCTTGGCGGCGTCTGCGGCACGTGTGATTACTGCCGTCGCGGTGACGAAAATCTATGCCTTACGCCCCTCTTCACGGGCTGGGACCGGGATGGCGGCTATGCCGAGTATCTGACGGTTTTGGAGGACTTTGCCTACCGGCTGCCGCCTGGATTCCCGGACGAACAGGCAGCGCCGCTGCTGTGTTCGGGCATCATCGGCTACCGCGCGCTGAAGCGCGCCGCCCTCCCGGTGGGTGGCCGCCTTGGTATTTACGGCTTTGGCAGCTCGGCCCATATCACTGCCCAGCTGGCGCTCAAACAGGGTGCCTCCGTGTTTGTCATGACCCGGTCTGAAGATGCGCGGCTGCTCGCGCTGGAGTTGGGGGCGGACTATGTGGGGGAGGCATATGACCAGCCCCCGGTGCCGCTTGATTCCGCCATTCTTTTTGCACCGGTGGGGGACCTTGTCCCGGCCGCGCTGCGTGCCCTGGACCGTGGTGGAACCCTGGCCATCGCCGGAATCCACCTGACCGACATCCCGGTACTTAATTACGGCAGGGAGCTTTTCTTCGAACGGCAGCTGCGGAGCGTCACGGCCAATACCCGCGCTGACGGCCGTGAGTTCCTGGCCCTCGCGGCGAGGCTTTCCCTGGCCCTCACCACTACGGCGTACCCGTTCAAGGCTGCGGACCAGGCACTGGAAGACCTGGCAGCCGACAGGATTACCGGTTCGGCGGTCCTGCGGGTACGGCCGGAACGCTAG
- a CDS encoding pyridoxamine 5'-phosphate oxidase family protein, with protein sequence MHNDPPQTPTEVLDPGTCWDLLRSVSVGHLAVLVNGYPEVFPVNYKVDQQSLVFRTGEGTKLRAAGGPLAVALEADGHDDAKAWSVLVKGKAVILEASEELLTGAALTLFPWQAGEKDHYVRIEPSSITGRRFTITSPLTWWNHVGRASHPDTA encoded by the coding sequence ATGCACAACGACCCGCCCCAAACGCCCACGGAAGTCCTGGATCCCGGAACGTGCTGGGACCTCCTGCGCAGTGTGTCCGTTGGCCACTTGGCAGTTCTGGTGAACGGGTACCCGGAGGTTTTTCCCGTGAACTACAAGGTTGACCAGCAGTCCCTGGTTTTCCGCACAGGCGAAGGAACAAAACTGCGGGCAGCCGGGGGACCGCTCGCCGTCGCCCTCGAAGCCGACGGCCACGATGACGCCAAGGCATGGAGCGTCCTGGTCAAAGGCAAGGCCGTCATCCTGGAGGCCTCGGAGGAACTGCTGACCGGGGCCGCGCTGACGCTCTTTCCCTGGCAAGCCGGTGAAAAGGACCACTACGTCCGGATCGAGCCCAGCTCAATAACAGGCAGGCGCTTCACCATCACCTCGCCCCTGACATGGTGGAACCACGTGGGGCGGGCATCCCATCCGGACACAGCGTAG
- a CDS encoding pyridoxamine 5'-phosphate oxidase family protein, with amino-acid sequence MTEKTNVPVPEILDADECWNLLSQSGVGRLAVIADGHPDVFPVNYKVDGRTLVFRTGAGTKHQALQSEATVALEADAVSSQFGLAWSVVVKGTAAEATPTGPDLDDVRRALFPWQGVGQEHFIRITPESITGRRFSVNAPLLWQTPLDDATRAGFE; translated from the coding sequence ATGACTGAGAAAACGAACGTGCCCGTACCGGAAATCCTTGACGCGGACGAGTGCTGGAACCTCCTTTCCCAAAGCGGGGTTGGGCGCCTTGCCGTCATCGCCGATGGCCATCCGGATGTTTTTCCCGTTAATTACAAGGTGGACGGCCGCACGCTGGTTTTCCGCACCGGCGCAGGCACAAAGCACCAGGCCCTCCAGTCGGAGGCCACCGTGGCCCTGGAAGCAGATGCGGTCAGCTCCCAGTTTGGCCTTGCCTGGAGCGTGGTGGTCAAGGGAACGGCAGCTGAGGCGACGCCCACAGGCCCTGACCTGGATGACGTCCGGCGGGCGTTGTTTCCGTGGCAGGGCGTGGGGCAGGAGCACTTCATCCGCATCACCCCTGAGTCGATAACGGGGAGGCGCTTCAGCGTGAACGCGCCGCTGCTGTGGCAAACCCCGCTGGATGACGCAACCCGCGCCGGTTTCGAATAA